A single genomic interval of Legionella israelensis harbors:
- a CDS encoding M20 family metallopeptidase has translation MFNSEKLYDFVDRQWMEVILPSLFEYIKIPNKSPHFDTQWQEHGYMEQAVQHITAWCQQHAPEGMNIEIIRLPGRTPLIFIEIEGRKEETVLLYGHLDKQPEMTGWYDDFGPWKPVLRDGKLYGRGGADDGYAAYASLTAIKALQQQGLPHARCVLIIEACEESGSYDLPFYIDELKTRIGEPTLVICLDSGAGNYEQLWMTTSLRGNLVGELSVSTIYEGVHSGNASGIVADSFRIARQLISRIEDEVTGEIKLPELYCEIPEERRQQARQAAEILADDVYHCFPWQKGVQPISLDKEQLILNRTWKPALTVTGADGLPAIVDAGNVLRPITSLKLSMRLPPLVSPQRAAIAMQNALLTDPPYQAKVDFTLDEGAMGWHAPLFADWLVEAVNEASKMYYHKAAAYMGEGGTIPFMGMLGEKFPNAQFVITGVLGPQSNAHGPNEFLHLDMVKKLTACISYVLYQQSIHK, from the coding sequence ATGTTCAATAGTGAAAAACTGTATGATTTTGTGGATCGACAATGGATGGAAGTCATACTACCCAGTTTGTTTGAATATATAAAAATACCTAATAAATCACCTCATTTTGATACTCAATGGCAAGAACACGGTTATATGGAGCAGGCTGTCCAGCATATCACAGCCTGGTGCCAGCAACATGCCCCAGAAGGAATGAATATTGAGATCATACGTCTTCCCGGACGAACGCCTTTGATTTTTATAGAGATTGAAGGACGGAAAGAAGAGACAGTATTATTGTACGGTCATTTAGACAAACAACCAGAGATGACGGGATGGTATGATGACTTTGGTCCGTGGAAACCCGTATTAAGGGACGGCAAATTATACGGTCGTGGAGGAGCTGATGATGGTTACGCCGCTTATGCTTCGCTGACGGCGATCAAAGCACTCCAGCAGCAAGGTTTGCCCCATGCTCGTTGTGTGTTAATCATTGAAGCCTGTGAAGAAAGCGGCAGTTATGATTTACCTTTTTATATTGATGAGTTAAAGACGCGTATAGGTGAACCCACGTTAGTCATCTGTCTTGATTCTGGCGCAGGAAATTATGAACAACTCTGGATGACAACCTCCTTACGTGGAAATCTGGTAGGAGAGCTTAGCGTATCCACTATATATGAAGGTGTTCACTCAGGAAATGCCAGTGGTATTGTAGCTGACAGCTTTAGAATTGCCCGACAACTTATCAGTCGTATAGAAGATGAAGTTACTGGCGAAATTAAGCTTCCAGAACTTTATTGTGAGATACCGGAAGAAAGACGTCAGCAGGCCAGGCAGGCGGCAGAGATATTGGCGGATGACGTTTATCATTGTTTTCCCTGGCAAAAAGGGGTGCAGCCCATTAGTTTGGATAAAGAACAATTAATATTAAATCGTACCTGGAAACCGGCGCTTACCGTCACTGGAGCAGACGGGTTGCCAGCGATTGTCGATGCGGGAAACGTTTTACGGCCCATAACCTCGTTGAAATTATCAATGAGGCTTCCTCCTTTGGTTTCACCACAACGAGCAGCCATAGCGATGCAAAACGCCTTACTTACTGATCCGCCTTATCAGGCAAAGGTGGATTTTACTCTGGATGAGGGGGCTATGGGATGGCATGCACCTTTATTTGCTGACTGGCTGGTCGAGGCTGTAAATGAAGCTTCAAAAATGTATTATCATAAAGCAGCAGCTTACATGGGAGAAGGGGGAACCATTCCTTTCATGGGGATGTTGGGAGAAAAATTCCCCAATGCTCAATTTGTGATCACGGGTGTTTTGGGGCCTCAATCCAATGCACATGGCCCAAATGAGTTTTTGCATTTAGATATGGTTAAAAAATTAACGGCATGTATTTCCTACGTGCTTTATCAGCAATCTATTCATAAATAA
- a CDS encoding undecaprenyldiphospho-muramoylpentapeptide beta-N-acetylglucosaminyltransferase — MKRSIVFTGGGTAGHVTPNLSLIEVFKAENWQVHYIGSANSVEQAMVDIPFHSVRSGKLRRYMSWQNVIDPFKIFWGMIQAWFLLHRLKPDVVFSKGGFVAVPVVIAAWLSRIPVVAHESDMSPGLANKLCFPFVKKICLTFPAAAEYFKNEKKTVVTGTPIRQQLFKGNREAGLRLCQFHEKKPCLLVMGGSMGAQSINLCIRKALPELTQEFQIIHLCGKDKLDASLRQFAGYCQFEYVHQELPDLLAASDVVISRAGANALYELLALNKPHILIPLTKKASRGDQIQNAEYFQQQQISYVIKEESLTPEYLMFMLSELMADKERIIDKIKELKIESATTTIAGIIKEQAHVQ; from the coding sequence ATGAAGCGATCCATTGTTTTTACCGGAGGGGGAACGGCCGGCCATGTCACACCTAATTTGTCTTTAATAGAAGTATTTAAAGCTGAAAATTGGCAGGTTCATTATATTGGCTCGGCGAATAGTGTTGAGCAAGCCATGGTCGATATTCCATTTCATTCAGTAAGGAGCGGTAAATTAAGACGATACATGAGCTGGCAGAATGTCATTGATCCTTTTAAAATTTTTTGGGGAATGATTCAGGCTTGGTTTTTGTTGCATCGACTAAAACCGGATGTTGTTTTTTCAAAAGGGGGGTTTGTCGCTGTACCAGTTGTTATTGCGGCTTGGTTAAGCCGTATTCCCGTGGTTGCCCATGAGTCCGATATGAGTCCTGGACTGGCAAACAAATTATGTTTTCCCTTTGTCAAAAAAATCTGTCTCACCTTTCCTGCAGCCGCCGAATATTTTAAAAACGAGAAAAAAACAGTCGTTACTGGAACACCAATTCGCCAGCAGCTTTTTAAAGGTAATCGGGAAGCGGGCTTAAGGCTGTGCCAATTTCATGAAAAAAAACCTTGTCTCTTGGTAATGGGAGGCAGTATGGGAGCGCAATCCATCAACCTGTGCATTAGAAAGGCCCTGCCTGAGCTTACTCAAGAATTTCAGATTATCCATTTATGCGGAAAAGATAAACTGGATGCTTCTCTGAGGCAATTTGCGGGTTATTGTCAATTCGAATATGTTCACCAGGAATTGCCCGATTTGTTGGCTGCCAGTGATGTAGTCATCTCCAGGGCTGGCGCTAATGCATTATACGAGCTCCTTGCATTGAATAAGCCCCACATTCTCATCCCGTTGACCAAAAAGGCAAGTCGTGGTGATCAGATTCAAAATGCGGAATATTTTCAACAGCAACAGATCAGCTATGTCATCAAGGAGGAGTCGTTGACTCCTGAATATTTAATGTTCATGCTGAGTGAATTGATGGCTGATAAAGAAAGGATTATTGATAAGATAAAAGAATTAAAGATAGAGTCAGCAACTACGACCATTGCAGGGATTATTAAGGAGCAAGCACATGTTCAATAG
- the nadC gene encoding carboxylating nicotinate-nucleotide diphosphorylase yields the protein MKLDDRQVALDVKRALEEDIGNGDITAALIPEQQMTHAEIISREAMVVAGRPWVEATFKSLDTSIRLEWLVQEGQKLNQAETLCRLQGNARAILTAERTALNFLQTLSATASRTYDFVQQLEGTTAQLLDTRKTLPGLRYAQKYAVVCGGGKNHRFGLYDAFLIKENHIKACGSIAEAIRFARLTRKEVLLEIEVENLNELQEALQAKPDRILLDNFDEDMLKEAVKMNQPKHCALEASGGIDITNIRLMAQTGVDFISVGTITKSVNAIDLSLNFRDSL from the coding sequence ATGAAACTCGATGATCGACAGGTTGCTCTTGATGTTAAACGTGCTTTGGAGGAAGACATCGGAAACGGTGATATCACCGCCGCACTAATACCTGAACAGCAAATGACCCATGCTGAAATTATATCACGAGAAGCCATGGTTGTTGCTGGCCGCCCATGGGTGGAGGCCACGTTTAAAAGCCTGGATACTTCAATTCGTCTGGAGTGGCTTGTGCAGGAAGGACAAAAGCTTAATCAGGCAGAAACGCTTTGTCGTTTGCAAGGTAATGCAAGAGCTATATTGACGGCTGAACGCACCGCATTAAATTTTTTACAGACACTCTCTGCAACGGCCAGTCGAACTTATGACTTTGTTCAACAATTAGAAGGAACTACAGCTCAATTGCTGGATACACGTAAAACGCTTCCTGGTTTGCGCTATGCCCAAAAATATGCGGTGGTTTGCGGAGGTGGTAAAAACCATCGATTTGGTTTATACGATGCTTTTCTCATCAAAGAAAATCATATTAAGGCTTGTGGTTCCATAGCTGAAGCCATTCGTTTTGCCAGGCTAACTCGCAAAGAGGTTTTGCTTGAAATTGAAGTTGAAAATCTAAATGAATTGCAAGAAGCTTTACAGGCAAAACCTGATAGAATTTTGCTGGATAATTTCGACGAAGACATGTTAAAAGAAGCCGTTAAAATGAATCAGCCAAAACACTGCGCCTTAGAGGCTTCTGGTGGTATAGATATAACAAATATCCGTTTAATGGCCCAAACTGGAGTTGACTTTATTTCTGTGGGAACAATAACTAAATCGGTAAATGCCATTGATTTAAGTTTAAACTTCAGGGATTCTCTTTAA
- a CDS encoding cation:proton antiporter: MPHTLTSGWFFIICAFLPQIAHAANEANHNDPIASVIISITLIFFFAVIGRLIARQFNQPAVLGELLMGVLIGNLGYYANIDLIIILREGSAIFNIVGDMLRGVPLDVAVNSTIPDVHYAQQVTLALGGENGTEILKVAYVADVFSRYGVIFLLFMVGLETSVEELKHTGKESFIVAVIGVIAPIILGYTIARILMPESSFKSDLFIAATLCATSIGITARVLKEMKKLQTREAKTILGAAMIDDILGLVILAIVSSIVISGVVNVFMVSRIIVLALVFFTLALMIGPWVLRKAVKFFSFLELWEAKLFISFIFLMSLAWLATLVQLATIIGAFAAGVILHDGYFPSQKYSKEMWSIKHLVGPLESILAPLFFVLIGIQVKIESFMDWDVILLASGLIIAAIVGKLVSGLGASRKSDRWLIGIGMMPRGEVGLVFASIGRTLGVMSDQLFSAIILMVITTTILAPPLLKARYTYNHRRQHR, translated from the coding sequence ATGCCTCACACCTTGACTTCAGGGTGGTTTTTTATAATTTGTGCTTTTTTGCCGCAAATCGCTCACGCAGCTAATGAAGCAAATCATAATGATCCCATTGCGTCTGTTATCATCAGCATCACATTAATCTTTTTTTTCGCGGTCATTGGAAGACTTATTGCCAGACAATTTAATCAACCCGCTGTTTTAGGTGAATTACTAATGGGGGTTCTCATTGGTAATCTGGGATATTATGCCAATATAGATTTAATAATTATCTTGCGGGAAGGCTCTGCCATTTTTAATATTGTCGGTGATATGTTGCGTGGAGTTCCACTCGATGTTGCAGTTAATTCAACCATTCCTGATGTTCATTATGCTCAGCAGGTCACTTTAGCTCTGGGTGGAGAGAATGGTACAGAAATTCTAAAGGTAGCCTACGTTGCTGATGTGTTTTCTCGTTATGGTGTGATTTTTCTACTATTTATGGTCGGACTTGAAACTTCCGTGGAGGAATTGAAACATACCGGCAAGGAATCTTTTATTGTTGCCGTCATCGGTGTTATTGCCCCCATTATTTTAGGTTATACAATTGCCCGCATTTTGATGCCGGAAAGCTCTTTTAAATCTGATTTGTTCATTGCGGCTACTTTATGTGCTACCAGTATCGGTATAACAGCTCGTGTTTTAAAGGAAATGAAAAAGCTTCAAACCAGAGAAGCAAAAACCATACTGGGTGCTGCCATGATTGATGATATTCTTGGTCTGGTTATTCTTGCCATTGTGAGTTCCATCGTGATAAGTGGCGTGGTAAATGTATTTATGGTCAGCCGTATTATTGTGTTGGCATTGGTCTTTTTCACTCTGGCATTAATGATTGGTCCCTGGGTGCTCAGGAAAGCGGTTAAATTTTTCAGTTTTCTTGAACTTTGGGAAGCCAAGCTGTTTATTTCCTTTATTTTTTTAATGTCCCTGGCCTGGTTGGCGACACTCGTGCAATTGGCAACAATTATCGGTGCCTTTGCAGCAGGGGTTATTCTGCACGATGGTTATTTTCCTTCGCAAAAATATTCAAAAGAAATGTGGAGCATTAAGCATTTGGTAGGCCCGCTGGAATCTATACTTGCCCCATTATTTTTTGTTTTGATCGGTATTCAGGTAAAAATTGAATCTTTTATGGATTGGGACGTGATTCTGTTAGCCAGTGGGTTAATTATCGCAGCCATTGTAGGAAAGTTAGTCAGTGGCTTAGGAGCAAGCCGAAAAAGTGATCGATGGTTAATCGGTATAGGCATGATGCCCCGTGGTGAAGTTGGTCTGGTCTTTGCGTCCATCGGAAGAACTCTTGGTGTCATGTCGGATCAATTGTTCTCAGCCATTATTCTTATGGTTATTACAACAACTATCCTTGCCCCTCCTTTACTTAAGGCTCGATATACTTATAATCACCGGAGACAACATCGATGA
- the ppsA gene encoding phosphoenolpyruvate synthase, producing the protein MGDIEQVGGKNASLGEMIHHLTEAGVCVPSGFATTADAYRSFLSSNGLDEKIYQLLTTLNIEDVRSLADTGRQIRAMILNTPFSKEFESNIRKAYDQLIKTIGHDDFSVAVRSSATAEDLPDASFAGQQETLLNVRGIDAILLAIKQVFASLFNDRAITYRAHHGFAHHDVALSAGIQQMVRSDLAVSGVMFTMDTESGFDGVVFINSSYGLGEMVVQGAVNPDEFYVYKKALKTGKSSVIRRNLGSKALKMVYCEDLSLERTVKTVEVNESAQRLFSLNTSEIEELARQAIIIEEHYGRPMDIEWAKDGKDGKLYILQARPETVKSRDSKQFIERYTLQEKADVLTEGRSIGQRIGQGRARIIKDIDEMHRVEPGDVLVSDMTDPDWEPVMKRAAAIVTNRGGRTCHAAIIARELGIPAVVGCGDATKTIRDGDDVTVSCAEGDIGFVYEGRLAFERTSLDVENMPELPIKVMLNVGNPERAFAFQAIPNAGVGLARLEFLISNTIGIHPKALLEFDHLKDKELKAFIADKTAAYASPVEYYIERLKEGIATIAAAFDPKPVIVRLSDFKSNEYANLAGGKYYEPHEENPMLGYRGASRYVSPEFTDCFALECQAVRRVREDMGLRNVEVMIPFVRTVTEAEQVIEVLKQQGLERGKEDLRIIMMCELPSNALLADAFLDCFDGFSIGSNDLTQLTLGLDRDSGLVAAQFDERNDAVKSLLHMAISACQKAGKYIGICGQGPSDHQDFAEWLMAEGIDSVSLNPDSVLETCMFLAKKL; encoded by the coding sequence CACTTAATATTGAAGATGTCCGTTCTCTGGCGGATACGGGGCGTCAAATTCGGGCAATGATACTTAATACTCCCTTTTCAAAAGAATTTGAGAGTAATATTCGAAAGGCATATGACCAACTTATCAAAACCATTGGGCATGATGATTTCAGCGTAGCTGTTCGTTCTTCTGCAACAGCGGAAGATCTGCCTGATGCCTCTTTTGCCGGACAGCAGGAAACCCTTTTGAATGTGAGGGGAATAGACGCGATATTGTTGGCCATTAAACAAGTGTTTGCTTCTTTGTTTAATGATCGCGCCATTACCTACCGGGCACATCATGGTTTTGCCCATCATGATGTTGCCTTATCTGCCGGTATACAACAAATGGTTCGCAGTGATCTGGCTGTAAGTGGTGTGATGTTTACAATGGATACAGAATCCGGTTTCGATGGAGTGGTTTTCATTAATTCATCCTATGGGTTGGGTGAAATGGTGGTACAGGGTGCTGTTAATCCAGATGAATTTTATGTCTATAAAAAAGCATTAAAAACGGGTAAGTCCTCGGTGATTCGCCGCAATCTTGGCAGTAAAGCTTTAAAAATGGTGTATTGTGAGGACTTGTCACTTGAGCGAACAGTTAAAACGGTAGAGGTCAATGAGAGTGCACAACGATTGTTTTCTCTCAACACTTCAGAAATAGAAGAGTTGGCCAGACAGGCTATCATCATTGAAGAGCATTATGGTCGCCCTATGGATATTGAGTGGGCTAAAGATGGAAAGGATGGCAAATTATATATTTTGCAGGCGCGGCCGGAAACCGTTAAAAGCCGGGACAGCAAGCAGTTTATTGAACGCTATACACTCCAGGAAAAAGCCGATGTTCTGACGGAAGGGCGAAGTATTGGCCAGCGTATTGGTCAAGGACGCGCGCGGATTATCAAGGACATTGATGAAATGCATCGTGTTGAGCCAGGAGATGTTTTGGTTTCTGACATGACTGATCCCGACTGGGAGCCTGTGATGAAACGTGCAGCAGCCATTGTAACCAACCGTGGAGGACGGACCTGTCATGCGGCCATTATTGCCCGTGAGCTGGGCATACCGGCGGTAGTAGGCTGTGGTGATGCAACAAAGACTATTCGTGATGGCGATGATGTAACGGTAAGTTGTGCAGAGGGAGATATTGGTTTTGTTTATGAAGGTCGTCTTGCTTTTGAACGAACCAGTCTTGATGTGGAAAATATGCCTGAGTTACCCATTAAGGTTATGTTGAATGTGGGTAATCCCGAACGGGCTTTTGCCTTTCAAGCCATTCCCAATGCGGGTGTGGGACTTGCTCGACTGGAGTTTTTAATTTCCAATACCATCGGCATCCATCCTAAGGCACTGCTGGAATTTGATCACTTAAAAGACAAGGAGCTGAAAGCCTTTATTGCTGATAAAACCGCTGCTTATGCTTCTCCTGTGGAATATTACATTGAGCGTTTAAAAGAGGGCATTGCCACTATTGCCGCTGCTTTTGATCCCAAACCCGTTATTGTCCGGTTATCTGATTTTAAATCGAATGAGTATGCCAATCTGGCCGGTGGTAAATATTATGAGCCACATGAGGAAAATCCGATGCTGGGATATCGAGGTGCTTCGCGCTATGTTTCTCCCGAGTTTACTGACTGCTTTGCTCTTGAATGTCAGGCTGTTAGACGTGTAAGAGAAGACATGGGATTAAGAAACGTTGAAGTGATGATACCTTTTGTGCGTACCGTGACAGAAGCAGAGCAGGTTATTGAAGTATTAAAACAACAGGGGCTGGAGCGCGGAAAGGAAGATTTACGTATCATTATGATGTGTGAGCTGCCATCAAATGCTTTGCTGGCAGACGCTTTTCTGGATTGTTTTGATGGCTTTTCCATTGGATCAAACGATTTGACCCAGCTGACTTTAGGATTGGATAGAGATTCAGGACTTGTGGCTGCGCAGTTTGACGAGCGTAATGACGCTGTAAAATCACTGCTTCATATGGCTATATCGGCCTGTCAAAAAGCCGGGAAATATATTGGTATTTGTGGCCAGGGCCCTTCTGATCATCAGGATTTTGCTGAATGGTTAATGGCGGAAGGTATTGACAGTGTGTCTTTGAATCCAGATTCTGTGCTTGAAACCTGTATGTTTCTGGCAAAAAAACTATAA